The genomic interval ATCTATTAATCATATggcacttttttttttgttcattttataaaattttggcaTAAAGCTGCAGTCCACTGCTCTCAACTCATTTGCTGTCATTTTGACCATTAGCCATACTAAGTCCGCCACTATTGACTGTTTGTGTCATTTGTGTTTGCACCAATAACATGagtattttattcattaaattatcgGCCTCTGAATCTTCCATACTATTTAGTTTGGCCGATATGAAACCacaaaatttcgaatttaaaaCTTCACGCACCGTTTGTGGTGGTGGCATCATATCACCCATACCGCCTATAAGACCAGCAGCGGCTTGACTTTGTTGATTTCTCAAATGACGATGTTGTTGCAACATCTGACCCTCATAGTCATCTTCATCCTCATCGTCTTCTTCCTCCTCGCCTGTACTCTGTAAATGTTTACGTCTTCGTTTGCTAGCCGGACCATTGGCACTGGTTGAGGGTGATGTTGAGTTTAATATCAAAGGATAGGGAAAATCAGCATCTATGGCCTCTAATTCCTCCACCTCATCGGAACCCTGATGACTTAAGGCAGTATTACGTACTGAAGAATTTCCATCTTCACCACTACGCATAGAAGAATTATCTAAATCATCATAGgtattattttgattattagaATCATT from Lucilia cuprina isolate Lc7/37 unplaced genomic scaffold, ASM2204524v1 Scaffold_907, whole genome shotgun sequence carries:
- the LOC124421086 gene encoding putative uncharacterized protein DDB_G0286901 is translated as MTTTVNNNLTNNNNNNSTKANYKHNSLHSSFNDSALNLSKCSSSLNVSGDDYYYFVKPELDISNQNTNPNANTAVVNGGGAGAANNAPPAHQNSQHNDSRVSSTRNDSNNQNNTYDDLDNSSMRSGEDGNSSVRNTALSHQGSDEVEELEAIDADFPYPLILNSTSPSTSANGPASKRRRKHLQSTGEEEEDDEDEDDYEGQMLQQHRHLRNQQSQAAAGLIGGMGDMMPPPQTVREVLNSKFCGFISAKLNSMEDSEADNLMNKILMLLVQTQMTQTVNSGGLSMANGQNDSK